In one Gadus morhua chromosome 7, gadMor3.0, whole genome shotgun sequence genomic region, the following are encoded:
- the LOC115546615 gene encoding zinc finger protein 2 homolog, translating to MLINMSPCGPTLEEQLSSIMDVLAKAAVSEISQLFSEGSATLRLQITRSLKENQALRKRMKVMRSELFSLRLQTRSNASCAASRFTLARANICKPQTKPQGDEHCDVFGDRSTQRDTTSESLHAPGSSHMSSHSEELRILSVYGKGEGPLALDGYDTLFTASKREAKNSLSADHSVDKGLECGEQLVRHEELTVQQQTTDTTLIKDEEDIGGGMPAVEDCVDFGDCSTQHDATLNSLHVDASGSSHMSSHNGELRILSVYGKGEEPLAVDGHDNLFTAFEPEALSSLSAERSVAKSLERGEQLVHREELTGHRGSGKDRPGVLSVEGFPENTNLTIHMRTHTGEKPYGCDQCTKRFQMKGSLKIHLRTHSGEKPYSCEQCVKRFNQSSDLKVHMWTHSREKPYRCDQCVKSFTKSSNLKIHMRTHSGEKPYRCDQCMKSFGRCSSLKCHMRTHSREKPYRCDHCVRCFSHSSDLKIHMKTHSGEKRYRCDQCMKCFGQSSHLKNHMRIHSGEKPYRCDQCVKSFSQSSSLKSHLRTHSGEKPYRCNQCVKRFSHSSDLKIHMRTHSGEKPYRCDQCMKCFGQSSHLKSHMRTHSGEKP from the exons ATGTTAATAAACATGTCACCGTGCGGACCAACTTTGGAAGAACAGCTTTCGTCCATAATGGACGTACTTGCGAAAGCTGCTGTATCTGAAATTAGCCAACTGTTTTCGGAAGGCTCGGCTACCCTTCGATTACAAATAACTCGGAGCCTGAAAGAAAACCAAGCGCTGAGGAAAAGGATGAAGGTGATGAGGAGTGAGCTGTTTTCTTTGCGGCTTCAAACGAGATCAAATGCATCGTGTGCGGCAAGTCGTTTTACCCTGGCTCGAGCCAACATCTGCAAACCACAGACTAAACCACAGGGAGATG AACACTGCGATGTCTTTGGAGACCGCAGCACACAGCGCGacaccacctcagagagtcttcACGCCccgggctcctcccacatgtccagtcacagcgaggagctgaggatcctgagcgtctatggaaaaggggagggcccactggcgctcGACGGCTATGACACCCTCTTTACCGCGTCCAAACGGGAGGCCAAGAACTCTCTGTCTGCAGATCACAGCGTGGACAAGGGCCTTGAGTGCGGCGAGCAGCTGGTCCGCCACGAGGAGCTGactgtgcag CAGCAGACCACAGACACCACTTTAATCAaggatgaagaggatattggtggaggcatgcccgctgtag aagactgcgttGACTTTGGTGACTGCAGCACACAACATGACGCCACCTTGAATAGTCTACATGTGGACGCCTCTGGCTCTTCCCACATGTCAAGTCACAACGGAGAGCTGCGGATCCTGAGTGTCTATGGAAAAGGGGAAGAACCACTGGCGGTTGATGGCCATGACAACCTCTTCACCGCGTTCGAACCGGAGGCTCTGAGCTCGCTGTCCGCAGAACGCAGCGTTGCAAAGAGCCTGGAGCGTGGAGAGCAGCTGGTCCACCGTGAGGAGCTGACCGGGCATCGGGGCAGCGGCAAGGACCGGCCCGGTGTGTTGTCTGTTGAGGGTTTTCCAGAAAATACCAATTTGACCATCCACATGCGTACCCATACCGGCGAGAAGCCGTACGGCTGCgaccaatgcacaaagcgcTTCCAAATGAAAGGCAGcctgaagatccacctgaggactcactccggggagaagccctacagttgtgagcaatgcgtgaagcgcttcaaTCAGAGCTCCGACCTGAAGGTTCACATGTGGACTCACTccagggagaagccctacaggtgtgaccaatgcgtgaagAGCTTCACTAAGAGCTccaacctgaagatccacatgaggactcactccggggagaagccctacaggtgtgaccaatgcatgaagagCTTCGGGCGGTGCTCCAGCCTGAAgtgccacatgaggactcactcaagggagaagccctacagatgTGACCATTGCGTGAGGTGCTTCAGTCATAGCTccgacctgaagatccacatgaagactcactccggggagaagcgctacaggtgtgaccaatgcatgaagtgcttcGGACAGAGCTCTCacctgaagaaccacatgaggatacactctggggagaagccttacaggtgtgaccaatgtgtGAAGAGCTTCAGTCAGAGCTCCAGCCTGAAGTcccacctgaggactcactccggggagaagccctacaggtgtaaccaatgcgtgaagcgcttcagtcataGCTccgacctgaagatccacatgaggactcactccggggagaagccctacaggtgtgaccaatgcatgaagtgcttcGGACAGAGCtctcacctgaagagccacatgaggactcactctggggagaagccctga